The following coding sequences are from one Arthrobacter sp. PvP023 window:
- a CDS encoding response regulator transcription factor, with translation MEERGIAVVVEDDDDVRNSLREVLLQSGFSVYATSSGLEGVEAVRRYNPVVVTMDLGLPDFDGLEASRRIRTFSDAYLVIVTGRVDEADAIMGFEAGADDFLTKPFRPRELRARIAAMLRRPRQHAEAPMVAAGDLRGTANAPAASTRPAGMVPAELRQAERAESELAEFEHNGLTLSEGTRTAEFEGLRVELTRTQFDLLLVLLENGRLVQTKADLVRRLRNEPYDTGSYVSTAEERAVEVHMGNLRKRLGDDSRSPRWVETVRGIGYRLAPQLAAG, from the coding sequence ATGGAAGAACGCGGCATTGCCGTTGTTGTAGAGGATGACGACGACGTCAGGAATTCCCTCAGGGAAGTGCTGCTGCAATCCGGGTTCTCCGTGTACGCGACGTCTTCCGGGCTTGAGGGGGTTGAGGCGGTCCGCCGGTACAACCCTGTGGTGGTCACCATGGACCTGGGGCTTCCGGACTTTGACGGCCTTGAGGCCTCCCGCCGCATCCGCACGTTCAGCGACGCCTACCTGGTCATCGTGACCGGCCGGGTGGATGAAGCCGACGCCATCATGGGTTTCGAAGCAGGGGCGGATGACTTCCTCACCAAGCCGTTCCGACCCCGCGAGCTCAGGGCGCGGATCGCCGCGATGCTTCGCCGGCCCAGACAGCACGCCGAAGCGCCGATGGTGGCCGCCGGAGACCTGCGCGGAACCGCTAACGCGCCCGCCGCGTCAACCCGTCCGGCCGGCATGGTGCCGGCCGAACTGCGGCAGGCAGAGCGTGCAGAGTCCGAGCTGGCCGAGTTCGAGCACAACGGGCTGACGCTGAGCGAGGGGACCAGGACCGCGGAGTTCGAGGGACTGAGGGTTGAGTTGACCCGGACGCAGTTCGACCTCCTCCTTGTCCTCCTGGAGAACGGACGCCTGGTTCAGACGAAGGCCGACCTGGTCCGCCGCCTGAGGAACGAACCGTACGACACCGGTTCGTACGTGAGCACCGCCGAAGAGCGCGCCGTCGAAGTCCACATGGGTAACCTGCGGAAACGGCTGGGGGACGATTCGCGCTCGCCGCGATGGGTTGAGACCGTCAGGGGAATCGGCTACCGGCTTGCGCCGCAGCTGGCTGCCGGCTGA
- a CDS encoding LssY C-terminal domain-containing protein yields the protein MTRPVVKVPVAGVSRTAFDTAWDRIFFLIGGVAAVWLTYLLLELSFQWGWGQIWFMFIFWAMLAYLVLPRLHSILTRLYVPDYFIGRARTSDGLLGDPVNVALLGSEAQLHHVMRRAGWTIADDVTLASSWRIVTSTVLRRSYHEAPVSPLFLFGRQQDFAYQQEVDGNPGKRHHVRFWRCPPGWLLPGGVAADWLAAGTYDRSVGFSLFTLQITHKIDEHTDDERDHIVTSISDADPAAAVRVIRDFSTGYHSRNGGGDEIATDGDLPVVDLRETAVPGLVLPRLPSDSRNRRPAPTILGAVLVAGRALAAAALALSIVLFPAAHLEPLLQSGSSDGDGAGLTMGQAQLALYLGVAVVVFFALAELLLAWFVFLGRNWARTLTMAVSTAAIGLQVIDVVNGGPGITLQTNLPGLTLDILLILALSSERSRIYARRDRKEPKRIAARPSGRAAI from the coding sequence ATGACCAGGCCTGTAGTGAAGGTGCCTGTCGCGGGCGTTTCCCGCACAGCGTTCGATACCGCATGGGACCGGATCTTCTTCCTCATCGGTGGTGTCGCCGCCGTCTGGTTGACCTATCTACTCCTTGAACTGAGCTTCCAGTGGGGCTGGGGCCAGATCTGGTTCATGTTCATCTTTTGGGCCATGCTCGCCTACCTCGTGCTGCCCAGGCTCCACTCGATCCTGACCCGCCTCTACGTGCCCGATTACTTCATCGGGCGCGCCCGCACCAGCGACGGCCTCCTCGGCGATCCGGTGAACGTTGCCCTGCTCGGCTCCGAAGCCCAGCTCCACCACGTGATGCGCCGGGCGGGCTGGACCATCGCCGACGACGTGACCCTCGCCAGCAGCTGGCGGATCGTCACCTCCACCGTGCTGCGCCGCAGCTACCATGAGGCTCCGGTCAGCCCGCTCTTCCTGTTCGGCCGGCAACAGGACTTCGCCTACCAGCAGGAGGTGGACGGAAACCCCGGCAAGCGCCACCACGTCCGCTTCTGGCGGTGCCCGCCCGGCTGGCTGCTCCCCGGCGGCGTGGCCGCGGACTGGCTGGCTGCCGGTACCTACGACCGCAGCGTCGGCTTCTCGCTCTTCACCCTCCAGATCACCCACAAGATCGACGAGCACACGGACGACGAGCGGGACCATATCGTCACGTCCATTTCCGACGCCGATCCGGCAGCCGCCGTCCGGGTGATCCGGGACTTCTCCACCGGCTACCACAGCCGCAACGGCGGGGGCGATGAGATTGCCACCGACGGAGACCTCCCCGTCGTTGACCTGCGCGAAACGGCGGTGCCCGGACTTGTCTTGCCGCGGCTCCCGAGCGACAGCCGGAACAGGCGGCCCGCCCCCACCATCCTCGGGGCGGTCCTCGTCGCCGGCCGTGCACTGGCCGCGGCAGCACTGGCCCTGTCCATCGTGCTGTTTCCGGCCGCGCATCTGGAGCCCCTCCTCCAATCCGGCAGCAGCGACGGCGACGGGGCGGGCCTGACCATGGGCCAGGCGCAGCTGGCGCTTTACCTTGGCGTGGCCGTGGTGGTCTTCTTTGCCCTCGCGGAACTGCTGCTCGCCTGGTTCGTCTTCCTGGGACGGAACTGGGCGCGCACGCTCACCATGGCCGTGAGCACCGCCGCGATCGGCCTGCAGGTCATTGACGTGGTCAACGGCGGCCCGGGAATCACGCTGCAGACCAACCTGCCCGGCCTCACCCTGGACATCCTGCTGATCCTGGCCTTATCCAGCGAGCGGTCCCGCATCTACGCCCGC
- a CDS encoding sensor histidine kinase — translation MEKAPAVNEVAAIHGVITDQAPVDFHALGLAGCIDRLATPLREQGTTVRWETPHHGIEIPAGSAGLLYHAAQEALSNAFKFAAATQLTVRLAAVHHGIRLTVADNGTGFDRAESCGSRPQGFGLLLMSIAVHEAGGTATIDTAPGKGTCITVTLPLD, via the coding sequence ATGGAAAAGGCTCCAGCTGTCAATGAAGTCGCCGCGATCCACGGCGTCATTACCGATCAGGCCCCGGTGGACTTTCATGCACTCGGGCTCGCCGGCTGCATCGACCGGCTCGCCACCCCGCTCCGGGAGCAGGGAACCACCGTCCGGTGGGAGACGCCGCACCACGGCATTGAGATCCCGGCCGGCAGTGCCGGGCTGCTTTACCACGCCGCCCAGGAGGCGCTGAGCAACGCCTTCAAATTTGCCGCCGCCACCCAGCTGACCGTCCGGCTCGCTGCGGTGCACCACGGCATCCGGCTGACCGTGGCTGACAACGGCACCGGCTTCGACCGCGCTGAAAGCTGCGGCAGCCGGCCGCAGGGATTCGGACTACTGCTGATGTCCATCGCAGTCCATGAAGCCGGCGGCACCGCGACCATAGACACCGCGCCCGGCAAGGGCACCTGCATCACGGTCACCCTTCCATTGGACTGA